The Sinorhizobium fredii USDA 257 region CAGCACTTTTCAAGATTGCGAAATCGCCGTCGGCATGGACGAGAAGCCGAGCCAGGCGCTGCGGCGCGGCCGCGGCAAGTCGAGCATGTGGAACGCGATCGACGCCATCAATGCCGATGAAGCCGATGTCGTGGTCTCGGCGGGCAACACCGGCGCGCTGATGGCCATGTCGGTGTTCTGCCTTCGCACGATGCGAGGCATTCAGCGTCCGGCGATCGCGGCCATCTGGCCGACGCTCAAGGGCGAGAGCATCGTGCTCGATGTCGGTGCGACGATCGGCGCGGATGCGCAGCAGCTCATGGATTTCGCGCTGATGGGCGGCGCCATGGCCCGTGCGCTGTTCGAGGTCGAGCGTCCCTCCGTCGGGCTGCTGAATGTCGGCGTCGAGGAGATCAAGGGCCAGGAAGAGGTCAAGGAGGCCGGCCGGCTCATTCGCGAGGCCAATATCGAGGGGATCGACTACTACGGTTTCGTCGAGGGCGATGACATCGGCCGCGGCACGGTCGACGTGGTGGTGACCGAGGGCTTTTCCGGCAACATCGCGCTGAAGGCGGCCGAGGGCACCGCCCGCCAGATCGCCGAATATCTCCGTGCCGCCATGTCGCGCACGCTTCTAGCGAAGATAGGCTATGTCTTCGCCAAGGCTGCTTTCGACCGAGTGCGCGAGAAGATGGACCCGCGCAAGGTCAATGGCGGCGTATTCCTCGGGCTGAACGGCGTGGTCATCAAGAGCCACGGCGGCACGGATGCGGAAGGCTTCGCCGCCGCGATCGACGTCGGCTACGACATGGTGAAGAACGGCCTGAAGGCCAAGATCGAGGCCGACCTGGCACGCTACCACGGCGCCGAGCCGACCGAAGCCCTGCCGCCGGCATGATTGAAGAGGTTTGATTAGATGATCCGTTCTGTCGTTCGCGGCTTCGGTGCAGCGCTGCCGAAGCGAGTGATGACCAATAAGGAAATGGAATCCAAGGTCGAAACGTCCGACGAATGGATCGTGCAGCGGACCGGCATCCGCCAGCGCCACATCGCCGGCGAGGGCGAGACGACCGCCTCGCTCGGCGAGGGCGCGGCGCGCGCGGCGCTCGAGCGGGCCGGCATGACGGCAGATGATCTCGATCTCATCATCGTTGCGACCTCGACGCCCGACAACACCTTCCCGGCGACCGCAGTCAATATCCAGAACCGCCTCGGCATGCGCCATGGGGCGGCCTTCGACCTGCAGGCGGTCTGTTCCGGCTTCGTCTATGCAGTCGCCACGGCCGATGCCTATATTCGCGGTGGTCTCGCCAAGCGCGCCCTCGTTATCGGTGCCGAGACCTTTTCGCGCATTCTCGACTGGTCGGACCGCACCACCTGCGTGCTCTTCGGTGACGGCGCCGGCGCCATCATTCTCGAAGCACAGAAGGGCGACGGCACCAATGCCGATCGCGGTGTGCTGACGGCGCAATTGCGCTCCGACGGCATTCACGGCGACAAGCTCTATGTCGATGGCGGCCCCTCGACGACCGGTACGGTCGGTCATCTCCGCATGGAGGGGCGCGAGGTCTTCAAGCATGCCGTCGGCATGATCACCGACGTGATCGAGGCAGCCTTCGAAGCCACGGGAACGTCATCCGACGATGTCGACTGGCTGGTACCGCATCAGGCCAACCGCCGGATCATCGACGGTTCGGCGAAGAAGCTGGGCATTCCGAACGAAAAAGTTGTGGTGACCGTCGACCTCCATGGCAACACGTCGGCGGCCTCCATTCCGCTGGCGCTCGAGACAGCCGCCTCCGACGGCCGCATCAAGAAGGGTGATCTCGTGATGCTCGAAGCCATGGGCGGTGGCTTCACCTGGGGTTCCGTTCTCATCCGCTGGTAAAAAAATTGAATGACCGCAGGCGCTTGACCGAAAAAGGCAAGGGCAATAGTCTTCAATCGCTGATCGGCATGCCAGACATCGGTGGGGGAAGATGAGCGGAAAAACAGTAACGCGAGCAGACTTGGCTGAGTCGGTTTTTCGCAAGGTCGGTTTGTCTCGGACGGAGTCTGCCGAGCTGGTGGAGACCGTCATCGACGAGATCTGCAACGCAATCGTGCGTGGCGAGAGCGTGAAGCTGTCTTCTTTTGCAACCTTTCAGGTGCGCGACAAGAACGAGCGCATCGGTCGAAACCCCAAGACGGGCGAGGAGGTGCCGATCTCGCCGCGCCGGGTGATGACATTCAAGGCCTCCAACGTGCTGAAGCAACGGGTCCTGAAGGCGCATCTCAGCCGAAAGGCCAAGCAGAAGCAGACCGGAACGGCCTCCTGAGGCACAGCCGCAACCACAAATGTGGTTGAAAACCCATCCATAAGCCATTGAAATGGGCCTGATTCGTGCGATCATCGCGCAATAATCCAGTCATGCGGTCGCTAATTTAGTATCGCATGAACATGGAAATGGGGACGACATGGAAAAAAGCCCGGACGCCTTTCGTACCATCAGCGAGGTCGCAGACGAACTCGACCTGCCCCAGCATGTGTTGCGGTTCTGGGAAACGCGTTTCCAGCAGATCAAGCCGATGAAGCGTGGCGGCGGCCGGCGC contains the following coding sequences:
- a CDS encoding integration host factor subunit alpha, whose protein sequence is MSGKTVTRADLAESVFRKVGLSRTESAELVETVIDEICNAIVRGESVKLSSFATFQVRDKNERIGRNPKTGEEVPISPRRVMTFKASNVLKQRVLKAHLSRKAKQKQTGTAS
- a CDS encoding beta-ketoacyl-ACP synthase III; this translates as MIRSVVRGFGAALPKRVMTNKEMESKVETSDEWIVQRTGIRQRHIAGEGETTASLGEGAARAALERAGMTADDLDLIIVATSTPDNTFPATAVNIQNRLGMRHGAAFDLQAVCSGFVYAVATADAYIRGGLAKRALVIGAETFSRILDWSDRTTCVLFGDGAGAIILEAQKGDGTNADRGVLTAQLRSDGIHGDKLYVDGGPSTTGTVGHLRMEGREVFKHAVGMITDVIEAAFEATGTSSDDVDWLVPHQANRRIIDGSAKKLGIPNEKVVVTVDLHGNTSAASIPLALETAASDGRIKKGDLVMLEAMGGGFTWGSVLIRW
- the plsX gene encoding phosphate acyltransferase PlsX — translated: MVRISLDVMGGDYGPEVVIPGAARALERHPDIKFVLFGQEALCAELLAKYPKLQASSTFQDCEIAVGMDEKPSQALRRGRGKSSMWNAIDAINADEADVVVSAGNTGALMAMSVFCLRTMRGIQRPAIAAIWPTLKGESIVLDVGATIGADAQQLMDFALMGGAMARALFEVERPSVGLLNVGVEEIKGQEEVKEAGRLIREANIEGIDYYGFVEGDDIGRGTVDVVVTEGFSGNIALKAAEGTARQIAEYLRAAMSRTLLAKIGYVFAKAAFDRVREKMDPRKVNGGVFLGLNGVVIKSHGGTDAEGFAAAIDVGYDMVKNGLKAKIEADLARYHGAEPTEALPPA